The Campylobacter sp. genome contains the following window.
CGGATTTATTTTTGCAGCGGCGCTTGCCGCGAGGTTGAGGGTCGCTTTTGTGCCGATTAGAAAGCCAAAGAAGCTCCCTTATATCACGATTTCGCAAAAATACAGCCTTGAATATGGCTTCGATCAGGTCGAGATGCACGTGGATGCATTCTCTGGCGTGCAGGATGCCAAGGTGCTTCTAATCGATGATCTAATCGCCACCGGAGGCACCGCACGAGCGGCATTAGATCTCATCGCGCAGACGCAGGCTAAGTGCGTTGAAGCCTGCTTTTTGCTAAATTTACGTGAGTTAAACGATCTAGGCGAGTTTTCGCGACGCACAAATGTTTATTGCGTTTTAGAGGCGTGATTTTGGAAGAGCTACTTAAAAATTTACTGCAAGAATACCACCAATACGCCTATATCGTGCTTTTCGTTTGGTGTATTTTAGAAGGCGAAATCGCACTGATTTTGGGCGGTATCATGGCACACGAGGGACATATAAATTTGCCGCTAGGTATCTTTGTCGCGGGGCTTGGGGCATTTTGCGGCGATCAGTTTTATTTTTATATCGGTCGCTACAATAAAAAATATATCAGTAAAAAGCTCGCGGCACAGCGCCGAAAATTTGCGATCGCGCACCTGCTTTTGCAACGCTACGGCTGGCCGATAATTTTAATGCAGCGCTATATGTATGGCTTCCGCGTCATCATCCCGATGAGTATCGGTATCACTCGCTACAGCGCAAAGAAATTTGCGATTATCAATCTTTTTAGTGCTTGGTGCTGGTCGGGCGCGACGATGGTTTTGGCGTGGTATTTTGGTGAGGAGATCTGGAGCGGGCTGCGGCTAATCGAGCAACACTGGTATTTTGCGATACCTATCATAGGCGGAATTTTATATCTATTTTTTAGGTTATTTAAACGTATGGAAAATCACTTTATGAACTCACGAAAGGAACGAGATGAAAGTAAAACTGCTAGATCGTAAAATTAACGAGATAGAGGCGGATTTTGAAGTTATTTTGGTTGTAGATAAAAATTTAAATCACGAATTTATTAAAGACGCGGATAAGTTTGCGCTTTTTAACTATAAAGGCGAGGGCAATCTGCTGCTTGCCGAGAGTGGGCGGCTGTACGTCGGCGTCAAGGCGTTAGAATATGACCGCGTCCGCACAGCACTTGCGAGCGCATACAACGCGCTTAAGGGCTACGCGATCAAAAATTTCAAAATTGCCTTTTATAAATGCGGCTGCGACCGCAGAAGCACGATGGCGATGGTCGAGGGCGTGCTTCTGGGCGGCTATGAGTTTAACAAATACAAAAGCGATAAAAAAAACTCCAGCTTGAACGAAATTTTAATCTCTACGCAGGAGTACGGAGGCAGTAGCCCCGACGTGCAAAAGATGAACTACGGCGTGCAGCAGGGCACCGTGATAGCAAATGCCGCAAATTTTGCGCGCGACGGCGTCAATGAGATCCCTGAAATTTACACGCCCGAAAAGATGGCGAGCGAGGCTGAAATTTTAGCCTCGAACTACGACGACGTGAGCGTTAAAATTTACGACGAAGACTTTTTGCGCGAGCAGAATATGAATGCGTTTTTGGCGGTCAATCGCTCCAGCGCTCATCCGCCGCGCCTAATTCATCTGATCTATAAGCCGCAGCGCTG
Protein-coding sequences here:
- a CDS encoding adenine phosphoribosyltransferase, encoding MKSLSSEQKSYLFRSIRTVRDFPKPGILFYDITTLVGDREAFNFLLDHLAERYADYGLDYIVGIESRGFIFAAALAARLRVAFVPIRKPKKLPYITISQKYSLEYGFDQVEMHVDAFSGVQDAKVLLIDDLIATGGTARAALDLIAQTQAKCVEACFLLNLRELNDLGEFSRRTNVYCVLEA
- a CDS encoding DedA family protein — encoded protein: MEELLKNLLQEYHQYAYIVLFVWCILEGEIALILGGIMAHEGHINLPLGIFVAGLGAFCGDQFYFYIGRYNKKYISKKLAAQRRKFAIAHLLLQRYGWPIILMQRYMYGFRVIIPMSIGITRYSAKKFAIINLFSAWCWSGATMVLAWYFGEEIWSGLRLIEQHWYFAIPIIGGILYLFFRLFKRMENHFMNSRKERDESKTARS